A window of the Hordeum vulgare subsp. vulgare chromosome 5H, MorexV3_pseudomolecules_assembly, whole genome shotgun sequence genome harbors these coding sequences:
- the LOC123400062 gene encoding polygalacturonate 4-alpha-galacturonosyltransferase-like — translation MASPKRLPYSSAGAGGGGGARRGSGAVPPVVVLVFLFVVAPSIFFVARSGGHVHVASDPRGADGNQETDWQEQLATDNLKSVLSKEVIDAIAASQQETGTLNLDFFRDHPSPSWKTDDLVDHKMNANLVVDDKAKAQNSSADHVIPLTHKAPKDGSDGHQVDTAAKMARRKLREARREKRAIDLVRKDDEALVKLENAAIERSKAVDSAVLGKYSIWRKENENENSDSTVRLMRDQIIMARVYSVLAKSRNKHGIYQELQSRIKESQRAVGEATADADLHHSAPDKIRVMGQVLTKAREELYDCKVISQRLRAMLQSADEQVRSLKKQSTFLSQLAAKTIPNSIHCLSMRLTIDYYLLPLEKRKFPRSENLENPELYHYALFSDNVLAASVVVNSTIMNAKEPEKHVFHLVTDKLNFGAMNMWFLLNPPGKATIHVENVDEFKWLNSSYCPVLRQLESVAMKEYYFKADRPTTLSAGSSNLKYRNPKYLSMLNHLRFYLPQIYPKLDKILFLDDDIVVQKDLTGLWDVDLNGMVNGAVFTCGESFHRFDKYLNFSNPHIARNFDPNACGWAYGMNIFDLKQWKNKDITGIYHKWQNMNEDRVLWKLGTLPPGLMTFYKLTHPLDKSWHVLGLGYNPSIDRSEIDNAAVAHYNGNMKPWLELAMTKYRPYWTRYIKYDHPYIRGCNLSE, via the exons ATGGCGTCCCCGAAGCGGCTCCCCTACTCCTCCGCgggcgctggcggcggcggcggagcgaggCGCGGCTCCGGCGCGGTGCCGCCGGTGGTGGTCCTCGTCTTCCTCTTCGTCGTCGCGCCGTCGATCTTCTTCGTCGCGCGCAGCGGCGGCCACGTCCACGTCGCGTCCG ATCCCAGGGGTGCTGATGGCAACCAG GAAACAGATTGGCAAGAGCAACTGGCGACAGACAATCTGAAATCTGTTTTGTCTAAGGAG GTAATTGATGCTATAGCTGCTAGTCAACAAGAAACAGGCACTCTGAACCTTGATTTCTTTAGGGATCATCCATCTCCTTCCTGGAAAACTGATGATCTAGTTGATCACAAGATGAATGCTAATTTGGTTGTTGACGACAAGGCAAAAGCTCAAAACAGTTCCGCAGACCATGTTATACCTCTAACACATAAAGCACCCAAGGATGGTTCAG ATGGACATCAAGTTGATACAGCAGCAAAAATGGCTCGAAGG AAACTACGGGAGGCGAGGCGGGAAAAGAGGGCAATTGATTTGGTACGGAAAGATGACGAAGCACTTGTTAAGCTGGAGAATGCAGCTATTGAGCGATCAAAGGCTGTAGATTCTGCTGTCCTTGGGAAATACAGCATATGGAGAAAAGAGAATGAGAATGAGAACTCAGATTCAACAGTCAGGTTGATGAGGGACCAAATTATTATGGCCCGTGTTTACTCTGTGCTTGCAAAATCAAGGAACAAGCATGGTATCTATCAAGAACTGCAGAGCCGAATCAAGGAAAGCCAGCGGGCTGTAGGAGAGGCTACTGCAGATGCTGACCTTCATCACAG TGCACCTGACAAAATCAGAGTGATGGGTCAAGTTTTAACGAAGGCCAGAGAAGAATTGTATGATTGCAAGGTGATAAGTCAGAGACTAAGAGCAATGCTTCAGTCAGCAGATGAACAGGTCAGGAGCTTGAAGAAGCAGAGTACATTTCTTAGCCAGTTGGCTGCAAAGACGATTCCAAACAGCATCCACTGCTTGTCTATGCGCTTAACAATAGATTACTATCTCCTTCCTCTGGAGAAACGGAAGTTCCCGAGGAGTGAAAACTTGGAAAATCCAGAGCTCTACCACTATGCACTTTTCTCAGACAATGTCTTGGCTGCCTCTGTTGTTGTAAACTCAACCATCATGAATGCTAAG GAGCCTGAGAAACATGTTTTCCATCTTGTGACCGATAAGTTGAACTTTGGAGCCATGAACATGTGGTTTTTGCTGAACCCACCTGGCAAGGCCACTATCCATGTTGAGAATGTGGATGAGTTTAAGTGGTTGAACTCATCATACTGTCCTGTTTTACGTCAACTGGAGTCTGTTGCCATGAAAGAGTATTATTTCAAGGCTGACCGTCCCACCACTCTTTCAGCAGGTTCTTCAAACCTAAAATACCGCAACCCCAAGTACCTCTCCATGCTGAACCACTTGAGATTTTATCTCCCACAGATCTACCCAAAGTTGGATAAGATACTTTTCCTCGATGATGACATAGTTGTGCAGAAAGATTTGACAGGATTGTGGGATGTTGATCTGAATGGAATGGTCAATGGTGCAGTGTTTACCTGTGGAGAGAGTTTCCACCGTTTCGACAAGTACCTTAACTTCTCAAATCCACACATTGCTCGGAACTTTGATCCTAATGCTTGTGGTTGGGCTTATGGGATGAACATCTTTGATCTGAAGCAATGGAAGAACAAAGATATTACCGGGATCTACCACAAGTGGCAAAACATG AATGAAGACAGGGTTCTTTGGAAGCTCGGGACACTTCCACCTGGCCTCATGACGTTCTACAAGCTGAcgcacccccttgataaatcgtggcaTGTCCTTGGACTAGGATACAACCCAAGCATCGACCGCTCAGAGATAGACAATGCTGCTGTCGCTCATTACAATGGGAACATGAAGCCATGGCTGGAGCTGGCAATGACCAAGTACCGACCATACTGGACAAGGTATATAAAGTATGACCACCCTTACATCCGTGGATGCAACCTGAGTGAGTAG